A single window of Drosophila suzukii chromosome 3, CBGP_Dsuzu_IsoJpt1.0, whole genome shotgun sequence DNA harbors:
- the LOC108020794 gene encoding sodium-coupled monocarboxylate transporter 1 isoform X1 yields the protein MDNYRFGTIDYIALLGVTVLSTGIGLYFGRKPQNELHEVKVSQPKENFGYKKIDEYLLGSRNMKAVPVAISLIGSFVSGVTIVGTPSEIYHYGTQYFLVIIGIILQGIVMSYIYLPVYSAIKIGSAYEYLGLRFNSSVRSIASIIYIFSTLTYLPFVVFVPALSLNQVSGLNIYLIEVVVIMACVIYTFMGGLKAVVHTDVWQVLVMFFSMVAIAVLAIYYSNGLGALFDDVEKGGRLILTNTNPSPYVRHTVWSVIIGGFSFFTSNSAAGQHMVQRYLSLPSLKKSREASCLYTIGVAIFVSVCCFSGLLIYSKYKNCDPLSAGLITNDDQLLPLFVVQSMGHIYGMPGLFIAGIFGAGLSSLSSCFNTISLVFLEDIVRGFLKRQPSERVATILIKSSIIFQGILTFLLVFLLQYLRGILSVCNAITSITSGTALGIFTLGMLVPWANTIGSAVGGISSILLAGWITFGSQIAAASGQLKSQMLPVSVKGCLDNVTIPEAHWVDQDQVFPLYRLSYLWINPIGVVTALVVGTLVSLVTKPTDIKTLRAELISPVIHRFLPKECFEGRTHRPDTPENLLNEVLKEYEEDLLIVP from the exons ATGGATAACTACAGATTCGGCACAATTGACTACATCGCACTTCTGGGAGTGACGGTGCTGTCCACTGGAATAGGCCTATATTTCGGAAG GAAACCCCAGAATGAACTGCATGAGGTGAAAGTTTCCCAGCCAAAGGAAAATTTTGGGTATAAAAAGATAGACGAATATCTTTTGGGATCCCGTAATATGAAAGCAGTTCCAGTAGCCATTAGTCTTATAGGCAG CTTCGTTTCAGGCGTTACCATTGTAGGCACGCCTTCAGAGATCTACCATTATGGCACTCAGTATTTTCTTGTTATCATAGGAATTATTCTCCAAGGAATTGTCATGTCCTACATTTATTTACCGGTTTACTCGGCTATTAAAATTGGCTCAGCCTATGAG TACTTGGGGTTGCGATTTAACTCGAGTGTTAGGAGCATAGCTtctattatatatattttcagtaCG CTAACATATTTGCCATTCGTTGTATTTGTTCCGGCATTATCTTTAAATCAGG TTTCTGGCCTAAACATTTATCTGATTGAAGTGGTAGTTATAATGGCTTGCGTTATCTATACCTTTATG GGTGGTCTCAAGGCTGTGGTCCACACGGATGTCTGGCAAGTGCTGGTTATGTTTTTTTCCATGGTGGCAATAGCTGTTTTAGCCATTTACTACTCTAATGGCTTGGGAGCACTTTTTGACGATGTGGAAAAGGGTGGCCGATTAATATTAACCAACACAAATCCGTCACCATATGTTCGCCATACCGTTTGGAGTGTTATTATTGGGGGCTTCTCATTCTTTACCTCTAATAGTGCCGCTGGTCAACATATGGTACAGCGATATTTGTCACTACCTTCGCTAAAGAAATCCCGAGAGGCTTCTTGTCTTTACACCATTGGAGTGGCTATCTTTGTCTCCGTTTGTTGTTTCTCGGGATTGCTTATTTATTCCAAGTACAAGAACTGTGATCCTCTGAGTGCTGGGCTTATTACG AATGACGATCAACTCCTGCCGCTGTTTGTGGTCCAAAGTATGGGTCACATTTATGGAATGCCTGGCTTATTTATAGCCGGGATATTCGGAGCTGGTCTAAGTTCACTTTCGTCGTGTTTCAATACGATTTCCCTGGTGTTTCTGGAAGACATAGTTCGTGGATTCCTCAAGAGGCAGCCCAGCGAGAGGGTAGCCACCATACTAATCAAGTCGAGCATTATATTCCAGGGAATTCTGACATTTCTTCTCGTATTTCTGCTACAATACTTGCGAGGCATTTTAAGTGTCTGCAATGCAATAACGTCAATCACAAGTGGCACTGCCTTGGGAATATTTACCCTGGGAATGCTGGTTCCTTGGGCAAATACGATTGGCTCAGCCGTTGGTGGGATATCGAGCATCCTACTTGCAGGATGGATAACTTTCGGATCGCAGATTGCAGCAGCATCGGGACAACTCAAATCACAGATGCTTCCCGTGTCCGTAAAGGGATGTTTAGACAATGTGACCATCCCTGAAGCACACTGGGTGGATCAGGATCAAGTGTTTCCACTGTACCGGCTTTCATACCTCTGGATAAATCCCATTGGGGTTGTCACAGCCCTGGTGGTGGGGACATTGGTCTCCCTCGTAACAAAACCCACGGATATTAAGACTCTCCGTGCGGAACTGATATCGCCAGTGATCCATAG aTTTCTTCCAAAAGAATGCTTTGAAGGTCGCACCCATAGGCCGGACACTCCAGAAAACCTTCTAAATGAAGTACTTAAGGAATATGAAGAAGATTTATTGATAGTCccttaa
- the LOC108020794 gene encoding sodium-coupled monocarboxylate transporter 1 isoform X2: protein MSYIYLPVYSAIKIGSAYEYLGLRFNSSVRSIASIIYIFSTLTYLPFVVFVPALSLNQVSGLNIYLIEVVVIMACVIYTFMGGLKAVVHTDVWQVLVMFFSMVAIAVLAIYYSNGLGALFDDVEKGGRLILTNTNPSPYVRHTVWSVIIGGFSFFTSNSAAGQHMVQRYLSLPSLKKSREASCLYTIGVAIFVSVCCFSGLLIYSKYKNCDPLSAGLITNDDQLLPLFVVQSMGHIYGMPGLFIAGIFGAGLSSLSSCFNTISLVFLEDIVRGFLKRQPSERVATILIKSSIIFQGILTFLLVFLLQYLRGILSVCNAITSITSGTALGIFTLGMLVPWANTIGSAVGGISSILLAGWITFGSQIAAASGQLKSQMLPVSVKGCLDNVTIPEAHWVDQDQVFPLYRLSYLWINPIGVVTALVVGTLVSLVTKPTDIKTLRAELISPVIHRFLPKECFEGRTHRPDTPENLLNEVLKEYEEDLLIVP, encoded by the exons ATGTCCTACATTTATTTACCGGTTTACTCGGCTATTAAAATTGGCTCAGCCTATGAG TACTTGGGGTTGCGATTTAACTCGAGTGTTAGGAGCATAGCTtctattatatatattttcagtaCG CTAACATATTTGCCATTCGTTGTATTTGTTCCGGCATTATCTTTAAATCAGG TTTCTGGCCTAAACATTTATCTGATTGAAGTGGTAGTTATAATGGCTTGCGTTATCTATACCTTTATG GGTGGTCTCAAGGCTGTGGTCCACACGGATGTCTGGCAAGTGCTGGTTATGTTTTTTTCCATGGTGGCAATAGCTGTTTTAGCCATTTACTACTCTAATGGCTTGGGAGCACTTTTTGACGATGTGGAAAAGGGTGGCCGATTAATATTAACCAACACAAATCCGTCACCATATGTTCGCCATACCGTTTGGAGTGTTATTATTGGGGGCTTCTCATTCTTTACCTCTAATAGTGCCGCTGGTCAACATATGGTACAGCGATATTTGTCACTACCTTCGCTAAAGAAATCCCGAGAGGCTTCTTGTCTTTACACCATTGGAGTGGCTATCTTTGTCTCCGTTTGTTGTTTCTCGGGATTGCTTATTTATTCCAAGTACAAGAACTGTGATCCTCTGAGTGCTGGGCTTATTACG AATGACGATCAACTCCTGCCGCTGTTTGTGGTCCAAAGTATGGGTCACATTTATGGAATGCCTGGCTTATTTATAGCCGGGATATTCGGAGCTGGTCTAAGTTCACTTTCGTCGTGTTTCAATACGATTTCCCTGGTGTTTCTGGAAGACATAGTTCGTGGATTCCTCAAGAGGCAGCCCAGCGAGAGGGTAGCCACCATACTAATCAAGTCGAGCATTATATTCCAGGGAATTCTGACATTTCTTCTCGTATTTCTGCTACAATACTTGCGAGGCATTTTAAGTGTCTGCAATGCAATAACGTCAATCACAAGTGGCACTGCCTTGGGAATATTTACCCTGGGAATGCTGGTTCCTTGGGCAAATACGATTGGCTCAGCCGTTGGTGGGATATCGAGCATCCTACTTGCAGGATGGATAACTTTCGGATCGCAGATTGCAGCAGCATCGGGACAACTCAAATCACAGATGCTTCCCGTGTCCGTAAAGGGATGTTTAGACAATGTGACCATCCCTGAAGCACACTGGGTGGATCAGGATCAAGTGTTTCCACTGTACCGGCTTTCATACCTCTGGATAAATCCCATTGGGGTTGTCACAGCCCTGGTGGTGGGGACATTGGTCTCCCTCGTAACAAAACCCACGGATATTAAGACTCTCCGTGCGGAACTGATATCGCCAGTGATCCATAG aTTTCTTCCAAAAGAATGCTTTGAAGGTCGCACCCATAGGCCGGACACTCCAGAAAACCTTCTAAATGAAGTACTTAAGGAATATGAAGAAGATTTATTGATAGTCccttaa